The stretch of DNA ACCCGCGCACGACGGCGGTCGTCCTCGGTGCGATCTCGTTCGTCGCCGTCATCGCCATCCCGTTCTTCGTGTACCCGCCGAACCCGCCCGCGGTGGGTGAGGAGGACACCATCGGTTCGCGGTCGAGCTCGTTCCTGACGATCACGATCGTCTCCATCGTGCTCGCGATCGTCGGTGTGCTGATCGCACGCTCGGCGTCGTCGAAGATCGGCGGCTGGTGGGCCGCCGTCGCCGGTGCCGTCGTCTACCTGATCGGCGTCACCGTCGCCGCGGCACTGCTGCCCGAGTTCAAAGAGGTCCCCGGACCCGTCATGGACGGCGACACGATCGTGGCACCGGGCTTTCCGGGCCAGGTGGTCGCCGACTTCCGGATCTACGCGGTCGCCAACCAGGTGCTTCTGTGGACCGTGCTGATCACCGTGTTCGTCGGTCTGCTCGGCGTGATGATGCGCCGCACCCGCAACGCCGTCGAGGCCGCGGGCTCGGTCGAGAAGCTGTCGGCCTGAGCGTCACCGTCGTCGTCGCGGGCCGGACCGCGCCCAACCGTGCGGTCCGGTTCGGCGGCGAGCACGACGATCTCGACGCCGGGGGACGTGCCGCTCTCGCCCGGATCGCGATCCCGGCGGGCCCGTACCGCGTGGGCCCGGAACTCTCGGTGGTCTCCACCGCCGCCGCCCTGGGGGTGGCGGTCGAACCGGATCCGTCGCTGGCCTCTCTCGACATCGGTCGCTGGCGGGGCCGGGCGCCGGAAGACGTCGCCGCGGACCTGCCCGTCTGGTTCGCGGATCCGGACGCGTGCCCGCACGGCGGTGAGAGCATCCGAGCGTTCGTCGCGCGGATCGGTGCCGCGGTCGACGACGGCGACCAGGTGATCGTCGCGTCACCGGTCGCTCAGGCGCTGCTGTGCGCGGACGCGGACCGGTACTTCGCGGTCGAGGTCCGCCCGGCGTCGGTGTTCGACTGCCGGTGACGACGCCGGAGGAGGAGCGACGTCGACGAGGACTGTCGTAGGGGCGTGCCACCATGCAGTCATGAGACGGGGTGACGAGAAGCTGGTGGTGCCGAAGGACTGCGTCGTCTGGTGTCACCACCAGCCGTACGCGGAGGCCGTCCTCGACGATTTCGCCGAGGTCGATCTGGACAGGTGGAACACCCGGCTGGCGGCGCTGCGGATCCCCGCGCGCGTGTACGCGACGGACGCCGACGGCCGACAGATCGAGTCGGGGATCGGTCACGTCCGACGCGGCGACCTCGAGGCGTCGAGCACCACTCTCGACCTCGGCCCCGAACCCGCGCTCAATCGGCTGTACCTGTGTGCGGCGTGGCTGCGGTCTCATTCCGACCGCGGTGGTCGCCGCCGGTTCCTGGACGTGCGCGACCCGCACGACAGCCACCGCCCGTACGACGTGATCGCGCGGGCGTTGGACGCCTGCGAGAGAGAGCCCGCCCTCGTCCAGACGGGTGCGTTCCGCACATGGTCGGGATGGCCGGTGGCACCGGGAGTCGGGCACTCGCTGCTGTCGCTCTACAGCTGGGCGGTCCACGGCTCGGTGCCGGACCGACCCCAATTGCTCGACAAGTTCTCGGCCGCCAGCATGGTTCGCCACGGGTGGATGGAGGACGGTTCACCGTCGCAGTTCTCGGTGCGGACGTACTCGCGCTATTCCAATCTGATCCATCAGTGGGCGGGGCAGGCCGGAACCCGACCCGAGATCGTCGAGCTCTGGCTCAATCAGGACTGGCATCGCCGACTCGATCGGTCGATCCGTCGGGACGCGCTGTCGCTCTGGTGATCGGCCGTCAGGATCGTGGGAAGGCCGCCGCGATCGTGTCGAGCAGACCACGGTAGCGTCCGCCGTCGACGTCGCCGAGCGGCTTTCCGCTGCTCACGACGGCCGTCGCGAGATCGCGTTGCGGATCCGCCCACATCGCGATCTGGGTGAGTCCGGTGTGTCCGAACGCCTCGGGAGCTCGGCGCCCGAACGGTCCGAAGTAGTGCGAGCCCAGCATGAAGCCGGTGCCCCAGCGCAGTGGGACGCCGGCGGTCGCGACGTCGGGACGCAGCGCCCGTCGCTCTCGGCGGGCGGCCACGATCGCGTCCGCCGACAGGATCCGGACACCGTCGAGGGCGCCGCCACGCAGGAGCATCTCCGCGAATCGGGACAGCTCGACGGCGTTCGACACTCCGGTCGACGACGGAATCGTGCTGGTCAGGACCTCCGGTGCGTTCGATGACGAGATGATGCCGTCGAGGGTGCGGCCGGTGGCGAGCCGGAAAGCGGTGTCCACGGCGAACGAGGTGCGCGATCCGGTGACGTGGCTGCGGGCGACCTCGATCACGTCGGAACGGTCGACGCCGATATTGGTCCATCGAAGTCCGAGGGGGCCGGTGATCTCATCGGCGATGTACTCGCGCATCGGGCGCCCGGTGGCGGTCTCGACGATCTCGCGGACCAGCGGTCCCCACGTGAGCGCATGGTAGAAGTGCAGCAGTCCGGGCCGGTGCAGCGGAACCATGCGACACAGCGCCGCGCGTACGAAGGCACGGTCGTCCGCGCGTGTCTGGTCGGCGCTGCCCGCGAGCGCGAACGGGATCCCGGCTCGATGGGTGAGGACGTGGTCGATGGTCGTCGAGCCCTTGCCGTTCGCCGAGTATCCGGGCACCAGGTCGGCCACCCGGGTGCCGAGGTCGACGACACCCTGATCGATCAGTCGCCACACCGCGACCGCGGCGATCGCCTTCGACGCCGAGAACAGGCAGAACGGCGTCGCCGATGTGACGTTCTCGATCGGTGTGCGGCCGTGTCCGACGGCGCGGTCGACGATCACCCGACCGCGATGACGGACGCACACCTGGATCGCGGGCTGCGTGCCCCCCGAGTACCAGTGCTCGGCCGCGCGCCAGATCGCATCGGCACGCTCGTCGCCGGCCTCGTCGCCGATCCATGTCCGGTCCGACAACTGTTGGGAGGTAAGCGAGTCGGGAAGGTGAATGCGTCCGTGCTGCGGCGCGCTCCTGCG from Gordonia humi encodes:
- a CDS encoding histidine phosphatase family protein; translation: MVSTAAALGVAVEPDPSLASLDIGRWRGRAPEDVAADLPVWFADPDACPHGGESIRAFVARIGAAVDDGDQVIVASPVAQALLCADADRYFAVEVRPASVFDCR
- a CDS encoding CbtA family protein yields the protein MERKFIGAGLLAGLIAGIVSYIFARIFIEPQVAKAIDYEDVRSDAEAMLSGDHAHEHELFSRSVQEGIGAGIGTLVFALAIGALFAVAFTVTWAYVGRSRPDADPRTTAVVLGAISFVAVIAIPFFVYPPNPPAVGEEDTIGSRSSSFLTITIVSIVLAIVGVLIARSASSKIGGWWAAVAGAVVYLIGVTVAAALLPEFKEVPGPVMDGDTIVAPGFPGQVVADFRIYAVANQVLLWTVLITVFVGLLGVMMRRTRNAVEAAGSVEKLSA
- a CDS encoding serine hydrolase domain-containing protein; protein product: MFYVDDDPIASRRSAPQHGRIHLPDSLTSQQLSDRTWIGDEAGDERADAIWRAAEHWYSGGTQPAIQVCVRHRGRVIVDRAVGHGRTPIENVTSATPFCLFSASKAIAAVAVWRLIDQGVVDLGTRVADLVPGYSANGKGSTTIDHVLTHRAGIPFALAGSADQTRADDRAFVRAALCRMVPLHRPGLLHFYHALTWGPLVREIVETATGRPMREYIADEITGPLGLRWTNIGVDRSDVIEVARSHVTGSRTSFAVDTAFRLATGRTLDGIISSSNAPEVLTSTIPSSTGVSNAVELSRFAEMLLRGGALDGVRILSADAIVAARRERRALRPDVATAGVPLRWGTGFMLGSHYFGPFGRRAPEAFGHTGLTQIAMWADPQRDLATAVVSSGKPLGDVDGGRYRGLLDTIAAAFPRS